The following proteins come from a genomic window of Hymenobacter canadensis:
- the rlmN gene encoding 23S rRNA (adenine(2503)-C(2))-methyltransferase RlmN, which produces MIDLPVVSKRDIRKLSPDELKAFMVEQGEKPFRAKQVSEWLWKNTAGTFEEMNNISLATRELLAKHFVINGVQVQNQQLSNDGTIKSAFRLYDGNIVEGVLIPHDTRMTACISSQVGCSLTCKFCATGYMDRKRNLDAAEIYDQVVRIKEQCESQYGTPLTNIVYMGMGEPLLNYANVVKSIERITAPDGLNMAPRRITVSTAGIAKMIKKLADDGVKANLALSLHAPNDTKRNEIMPINEANSLASLEDALKHYHQITGRKVTYEYIVFESFNDTLQDAEELLQITKWIPCKVNLIEYNPIENADYKNTGEAKLMAFLKYLADRGVQTNLRRSRGKDIDAACGQLAVKEKSEAA; this is translated from the coding sequence ATGATTGACCTGCCCGTAGTTTCCAAGCGCGACATCCGCAAACTCAGCCCCGACGAGCTCAAGGCCTTTATGGTGGAGCAGGGCGAAAAGCCCTTCCGCGCCAAGCAGGTGAGCGAGTGGCTGTGGAAGAACACGGCCGGCACGTTTGAGGAGATGAACAACATCTCGCTGGCCACCCGCGAACTGCTGGCGAAGCATTTCGTCATCAACGGCGTGCAGGTGCAAAACCAGCAGCTCAGCAACGACGGCACCATCAAATCGGCGTTCCGGCTCTACGACGGCAACATCGTGGAAGGCGTGCTCATTCCGCACGACACGCGGATGACGGCCTGCATCAGCTCGCAGGTGGGCTGCTCGCTCACGTGCAAGTTCTGCGCTACCGGCTACATGGACCGTAAGCGCAACCTCGACGCCGCCGAAATCTACGACCAGGTGGTACGCATCAAGGAGCAGTGCGAAAGCCAGTACGGTACGCCGCTCACCAACATCGTGTACATGGGCATGGGCGAGCCGCTGCTCAACTACGCCAACGTGGTGAAAAGCATTGAGCGCATCACCGCCCCCGACGGCCTGAACATGGCCCCGCGCCGCATCACGGTCAGCACCGCCGGCATCGCCAAGATGATCAAGAAGCTGGCCGACGACGGCGTGAAGGCCAACCTAGCCTTGTCGCTGCACGCCCCCAACGACACCAAGCGCAACGAAATCATGCCCATTAACGAGGCCAACTCCCTGGCTTCGCTGGAAGACGCCCTCAAGCACTACCACCAGATAACGGGCCGCAAAGTCACCTACGAGTACATCGTGTTCGAGAGCTTCAACGACACGCTGCAGGACGCCGAGGAGCTGCTGCAAATCACGAAGTGGATTCCGTGCAAGGTGAACCTCATCGAGTACAACCCCATCGAAAACGCCGACTACAAAAACACCGGCGAGGCCAAGCTCATGGCCTTCCTCAAGTACCTGGCCGACCGCGGCGTGCAAACCAACCTGCGCCGCAGCCGCGGCAAAGACATCGACGCCGCCTGCGGGCAGCTGGCCGTGAAAGAGAAGTCGGAGGCCGCATAG
- a CDS encoding acyl-CoA thioesterase: MARIKVNLPETFRFSSTLAVRITDLNYGAHLGNDSLLGLLHEARVQFLLHLGRPEVDRATGRGHIMADVAIEYKGEAFHADTLRIDMAVADPHKYGFDIVYQVWNQEQREIARAKTGMLAFDYTTRKLLPLTEAELTHLAG; the protein is encoded by the coding sequence ATGGCCCGCATCAAAGTAAATCTACCGGAAACTTTCCGCTTTTCCAGCACCCTCGCCGTGCGCATCACCGACCTCAACTACGGCGCCCACCTCGGCAACGATTCGCTGCTGGGGCTGCTCCACGAGGCCCGCGTGCAGTTTCTGCTGCACCTGGGCCGGCCCGAAGTCGACCGCGCCACCGGCCGCGGCCACATCATGGCCGACGTGGCCATCGAGTACAAGGGCGAGGCCTTCCACGCCGATACGCTGCGCATCGATATGGCCGTGGCGGACCCACACAAATACGGCTTCGATATCGTGTATCAGGTCTGGAACCAGGAGCAGCGCGAAATTGCGCGGGCCAAAACCGGCATGCTTGCCTTCGACTACACCACCCGCAAGTTGCTGCCCCTCACCGAGGCCGAGCTAACCCACCTGGCGGGCTAG
- the mnmD gene encoding tRNA (5-methylaminomethyl-2-thiouridine)(34)-methyltransferase MnmD translates to MLTPTVEVRTTADGSSTLYVPALDEHYHSTHGAIQEAQHVYLGAGLAPVMAAATGMVWVLEIGFGTGLNALLTLQYSLASPHPIFYDTIEKYPLPPAVIGQLGVERYVLNPELLDYHEQIHAAGWNTPVALTPQFALLKLAGELQHTPLAEDTYHVIYFDAFAPEKQPDMWTDEIFRQLYAATAPGGCLVSYCAKGSFKRSLQAAGWEVERIPGPPGKREMTRAWKRA, encoded by the coding sequence ATGCTCACCCCCACCGTAGAAGTCCGCACCACGGCCGACGGCTCCAGCACGCTATATGTGCCGGCCCTCGACGAACATTACCATTCCACCCACGGCGCCATTCAGGAGGCGCAGCACGTGTACCTGGGCGCGGGCCTGGCCCCCGTGATGGCCGCCGCCACGGGCATGGTGTGGGTGCTGGAAATTGGCTTCGGCACCGGCCTGAATGCTTTGCTCACTCTGCAGTACAGCCTGGCCAGCCCCCACCCCATCTTCTACGACACCATTGAGAAGTACCCGCTGCCGCCGGCCGTTATCGGGCAGCTGGGCGTGGAGCGCTACGTGCTCAACCCCGAGCTGCTCGACTACCACGAGCAGATTCATGCCGCCGGCTGGAACACGCCGGTAGCCCTCACGCCGCAGTTTGCGCTGCTGAAGCTGGCCGGCGAGCTGCAGCACACGCCCCTGGCCGAAGACACGTACCACGTCATCTACTTCGACGCCTTCGCGCCCGAGAAGCAGCCCGACATGTGGACCGATGAGATATTCCGGCAGCTGTACGCCGCCACCGCGCCGGGCGGCTGCCTGGTGAGCTACTGCGCCAAAGGCAGCTTCAAGCGCAGCCTGCAGGCCGCCGGCTGGGAAGTGGAGCGGATTCCGGGCCCGCCTGGCAAACGCGAAATGACGCGGGCCTGGAAGCGGGCGTAG
- a CDS encoding DUF2157 domain-containing protein has product MSRRVLETDGRDWVQRGIIAEEQRVQLLALYPVERPPLALLPLLGSLLILLSALSVVAANWQGLPEVVRLALLLGSLAGTYAAAEYFLRRQYESLGMGLLGLGLLLFGISILLTSQMYQLIGYDLSGLVAWAVAGVALTWVYGSRFLFILTVVIGGLVQGYNTGQLGAFSYLTAGLTAGGLGIYWWRRPDSVLGAVLASGLLWQAALLISHLHIKITWFFLPAMLLYAFGDWQPDRPAGRALQGPPLVAAFVFTLGLALFGESDIYAGRLRAPMLPYLAALGVVLALSAVGKQRRGRLGSLTDWLLLLPGFYFTGGLPLAIATLVVLYAYSGAVLWRAHQEQNPDRVTLGTVLFILTTAVAYFKLTWGFMDKSLFFLLGGGLLLGLSWWLRRRAAHTFSASEAPKP; this is encoded by the coding sequence ATGAGTCGAAGAGTACTGGAAACCGACGGGCGGGACTGGGTGCAGCGGGGCATCATCGCGGAGGAGCAGCGCGTGCAGCTGCTGGCGCTGTACCCGGTCGAGCGGCCGCCCCTGGCGCTGCTGCCGCTGCTGGGTAGCCTCCTGATTCTGCTGAGCGCCCTGAGCGTGGTGGCGGCCAACTGGCAGGGCCTGCCCGAAGTGGTGCGGCTGGCGCTGCTGCTGGGCTCGTTGGCCGGCACCTACGCCGCCGCCGAGTACTTTTTGCGCCGCCAGTACGAGTCGTTGGGCATGGGGCTGCTGGGGCTGGGGCTGCTGCTGTTTGGCATCAGCATTTTGCTCACCAGCCAGATGTACCAGCTCATCGGCTACGACCTGTCGGGGCTGGTGGCGTGGGCGGTGGCGGGCGTGGCCCTCACGTGGGTGTATGGCAGCCGGTTCCTGTTCATCCTGACCGTGGTGATTGGCGGGCTGGTGCAGGGCTACAACACCGGGCAGCTGGGCGCATTCAGCTACCTCACGGCCGGCCTCACGGCGGGCGGGCTGGGCATCTACTGGTGGCGCCGCCCCGATTCGGTGCTGGGGGCGGTGCTGGCTTCGGGGCTGCTCTGGCAGGCGGCACTGCTCATCAGCCACCTGCACATCAAAATCACCTGGTTTTTCCTGCCGGCCATGCTGCTCTACGCCTTCGGCGACTGGCAGCCTGACCGGCCGGCGGGTCGTGCCCTGCAGGGGCCGCCGCTGGTAGCCGCGTTTGTGTTTACGCTGGGGCTGGCCTTGTTCGGCGAGTCGGACATCTATGCCGGGCGGCTGCGGGCGCCCATGCTGCCGTATCTGGCGGCGCTGGGAGTGGTGCTGGCGCTGTCGGCGGTGGGCAAGCAGCGGCGCGGCCGCCTGGGCAGCCTCACCGACTGGCTGCTGCTGCTGCCGGGCTTCTATTTCACGGGCGGATTGCCGCTGGCCATTGCCACGCTGGTGGTGCTGTATGCCTATTCCGGGGCCGTGCTCTGGCGCGCCCACCAGGAGCAGAACCCCGACCGGGTGACGCTGGGCACCGTGCTGTTCATCCTGACCACCGCCGTGGCCTACTTCAAGCTGACGTGGGGCTTCATGGACAAGTCGCTGTTTTTCCTGCTGGGTGGCGGGCTGCTGCTGGGTCTGAGCTGGTGGCTGCGGCGCCGGGCGGCCCACACGTTTTCGGCTTCTGAAGCCCCCAAGCCATGA
- a CDS encoding GDYXXLXY domain-containing protein, translated as MSEPTTPIPAAAGAPVATPSVRPSHTLPEPRRRRWLWGLVVAQVLFVLAVAGAGYATERLGTTITLRTAPADPRDLRFHDYLELRYLISELPGHLWKGSAVPRRKAPVYVVLEQRQGVYEAVAVYPEQPAIGPGQTILRGWVQETWRRSMRLRYGLERYYLPEEARRQLRRPQPLQVTVSIAPWGQARISQVQVLPALPR; from the coding sequence ATGAGCGAGCCTACTACGCCCATACCTGCGGCGGCCGGCGCGCCGGTAGCCACGCCCAGCGTCAGGCCCAGCCACACGCTGCCCGAGCCCCGGCGGCGCCGCTGGCTGTGGGGGCTGGTGGTGGCGCAGGTGCTGTTTGTGCTGGCGGTGGCCGGGGCCGGCTACGCCACCGAGCGACTGGGCACCACCATCACGCTGCGCACCGCCCCCGCCGACCCGCGCGACCTGCGCTTCCACGATTATCTGGAGCTGCGCTACCTCATCAGTGAGCTGCCCGGCCACCTCTGGAAGGGCAGCGCCGTGCCGCGCCGCAAAGCCCCGGTATACGTGGTGCTGGAGCAGCGGCAGGGCGTCTATGAGGCCGTGGCCGTGTACCCGGAGCAGCCGGCAATCGGCCCTGGCCAGACCATTCTGCGCGGCTGGGTGCAGGAAACGTGGCGCCGCAGCATGCGCCTGCGCTATGGCCTGGAGCGCTACTACCTGCCCGAAGAAGCGCGCCGCCAGCTGCGCCGCCCGCAGCCGCTGCAGGTCACGGTCAGTATTGCGCCGTGGGGGCAGGCGCGCATTTCGCAGGTGCAGGTGCTGCCCGCTTTGCCCCGCTGA
- a CDS encoding ExbD/TolR family protein, translating to MADFQTAAPAARGSKPRVKKSAFHLDMTPMVDLAFLLLTFFMLTTTFARQNAMELTMPAGKGPATPLKQSKALTLILGKDSQVHYFFGLNDAETKPTLRTTTFSSAGLRQILLDRQQQQPAPFVLIKAGPDAKYRDLVDVLDEMNITDQQQYALVDFTPADQQLLDYMPPVRH from the coding sequence ATGGCCGACTTCCAAACCGCCGCCCCTGCCGCCCGTGGCTCGAAACCCCGCGTGAAAAAGTCGGCCTTCCACCTCGATATGACCCCGATGGTGGACCTGGCGTTTTTGCTGCTCACGTTCTTCATGCTCACCACCACGTTTGCCCGGCAAAACGCCATGGAGCTGACCATGCCCGCCGGTAAAGGCCCCGCCACCCCGCTCAAACAAAGCAAGGCTCTGACGTTGATTCTGGGTAAAGACAGCCAGGTACACTACTTTTTCGGCCTGAACGATGCGGAAACCAAGCCGACGCTGCGTACCACCACGTTCAGCTCCGCTGGCCTGCGCCAGATTCTGCTGGACCGCCAGCAGCAGCAGCCCGCGCCCTTCGTGCTCATCAAGGCCGGTCCCGACGCCAAATACCGCGACCTGGTAGACGTGCTCGACGAAATGAACATCACCGACCAGCAGCAATACGCCCTGGTCGATTTCACCCCGGCCGACCAGCAGCTTCTCGACTACATGCCGCCGGTGCGGCACTAG
- a CDS encoding ExbD/TolR family protein has product MAHIQPPHFTGRARRAGRRPASSPDMTSMVGLGFLLVSFFLMAADFTKPAVMQLTMPMKPEREDIGTVCGGNHNAMTLLIDANDKLYYYPGLASVLSKADLRQTDFSAEGLRQVLLENKRNSNDVVFLIKPSNKSSYQALVNVLDEMNITDTKKYALVDLTAEDQRLLDCANQVNL; this is encoded by the coding sequence ATGGCCCACATTCAACCCCCTCATTTTACCGGCCGCGCCCGTCGCGCCGGCCGCCGCCCTGCCTCGTCGCCCGATATGACCTCGATGGTAGGTCTGGGGTTTCTGCTGGTGAGCTTCTTTCTGATGGCGGCTGATTTTACCAAGCCGGCAGTCATGCAGTTGACCATGCCGATGAAGCCAGAGCGGGAGGATATAGGAACTGTGTGCGGTGGCAATCATAATGCAATGACACTATTGATTGATGCGAATGACAAGCTCTACTATTACCCTGGATTGGCTTCGGTGTTATCTAAAGCCGATTTAAGGCAGACTGACTTCAGTGCTGAAGGCTTGCGACAAGTGCTGTTAGAGAACAAAAGAAATTCGAATGATGTGGTATTCCTCATCAAACCCAGCAACAAATCTTCCTATCAGGCGCTGGTAAATGTGCTGGATGAAATGAACATCACCGATACAAAAAAATACGCGCTGGTAGACCTCACGGCAGAAGATCAGCGGCTACTCGACTGCGCCAATCAAGTGAATCTGTAG
- a CDS encoding 5-formyltetrahydrofolate cyclo-ligase: protein MIKADLRREALARRRALPEAEVARRSTALWQQLRAGFPVPEWRWLHLFLPIPQQHEPDTWPLIRELWAQQPHLQLAVPVVQPDGHTLRHFHLTPETTLLENRWAIPEPVGAAEVAPPQLDAVLIPLLAFDEAGHRVGYGKGFYDRFLADCRPEALRIGVSLEPPVSSISDAWEGDVPLHACLTPERVWWF from the coding sequence GTGATAAAAGCCGACCTTCGCCGTGAAGCCCTGGCCCGCCGCCGCGCCCTGCCCGAAGCCGAAGTGGCCCGGCGCAGCACGGCGCTGTGGCAGCAACTGCGGGCCGGATTTCCGGTGCCAGAGTGGCGCTGGCTGCACCTGTTTCTACCGATTCCGCAGCAGCACGAGCCTGATACCTGGCCGCTGATCCGGGAGCTGTGGGCGCAGCAGCCGCATCTGCAGCTGGCCGTGCCGGTGGTGCAGCCCGACGGCCACACGCTGCGCCACTTCCACCTCACGCCCGAAACGACGCTGCTAGAAAACCGCTGGGCCATTCCGGAGCCGGTAGGCGCTGCCGAAGTAGCGCCGCCGCAGCTGGATGCCGTGCTGATTCCGCTGCTGGCCTTCGACGAAGCCGGTCACCGCGTCGGCTACGGCAAAGGCTTCTACGACCGGTTTCTGGCGGACTGCCGGCCCGAAGCCCTGCGTATTGGGGTGAGCCTGGAGCCGCCGGTTTCGAGCATTTCCGATGCCTGGGAGGGCGACGTGCCCCTGCACGCCTGCCTCACGCCGGAGCGAGTGTGGTGGTTTTAG
- a CDS encoding carboxypeptidase-like regulatory domain-containing protein: MAAIRSFRFSVSWLWKVAGALLVGLVPLAAIGQTLTGTLTAGSAAGPVPYANLGIPGKTVGTVTDEQGRYQLAYTPANLADTVYVSSLGYRPQRVLLRELVAQPNRTLVPVAVPLADVRVQAPGLYKRRRTLGCTSTSQSIITRLKAENLGAEMGMVVSLKHKPTRLLTAHFNVLYYQPDTLRFRVNLYRLLPDGRPSGEKLLTRNLLMSTADRANPDAPLTVDLTTDQLVVDEDFLLTLEWISGGEVQQVSKSLAFSSALGYGKGDLYFRKTSQDSWEKPSLGAMLAGIQPKVGFYVTVLD, encoded by the coding sequence ATGGCGGCTATCCGAAGTTTCCGTTTCTCTGTTTCCTGGCTGTGGAAGGTAGCCGGTGCGCTGCTGGTGGGGCTGGTGCCCCTGGCAGCCATTGGCCAGACGCTGACTGGCACCCTTACCGCCGGCTCTGCGGCCGGCCCGGTGCCGTATGCCAACCTAGGTATCCCGGGCAAAACGGTGGGCACCGTAACCGATGAGCAGGGCCGCTACCAGCTGGCCTACACGCCGGCCAACCTCGCTGATACGGTGTACGTGTCCAGCCTGGGCTACCGGCCGCAGCGAGTGCTGCTGCGGGAGCTGGTGGCGCAGCCTAACCGCACGCTGGTGCCCGTGGCCGTGCCGCTGGCGGATGTGCGGGTGCAGGCCCCGGGGCTCTACAAGCGCCGCCGCACGCTGGGCTGCACCAGCACTTCCCAGTCCATCATAACGAGGCTGAAAGCCGAGAACTTAGGAGCCGAGATGGGCATGGTTGTTTCCCTTAAACACAAGCCCACCAGGCTGCTGACCGCTCATTTCAACGTGCTTTATTACCAGCCCGATACGCTCCGGTTTCGGGTGAACCTGTACCGGCTGCTGCCCGATGGCAGGCCGTCGGGGGAAAAGCTGCTCACCCGCAACCTGCTGATGAGCACGGCTGACCGGGCCAATCCCGACGCCCCGCTCACCGTGGACCTGACCACGGACCAGCTGGTGGTGGACGAGGATTTTTTACTGACGCTGGAATGGATTAGCGGCGGGGAGGTGCAGCAGGTCAGTAAAAGCCTGGCCTTTTCCAGCGCCCTGGGCTACGGCAAAGGCGACCTGTACTTCCGCAAAACCAGTCAGGATTCCTGGGAAAAACCTTCGCTTGGGGCCATGCTGGCCGGTATACAGCCGAAAGTAGGCTTCTACGTAACCGTACTGGACTGA
- the bshC gene encoding bacillithiol biosynthesis cysteine-adding enzyme BshC — MSVTTLSYAETGAFSSLLTDYLARAEALQPFYHRFPTLAAFEEQIREKQAQYTPEARQRLTAELQRQYAALPVVHPSVQANLELLAKDTTFTITTGHQLNLLTGPLYFIYKIVTAVKLARQLKAQYPQYDFVPVYWMATEDHDFAEINHLNLFGKKYEWNAADLGGPVGRLPLGGLKEELLDQLPADVPALFREAYEQSGTLAEATRRLTHDLFGEYGLVSLDADAPALKQALVPVLEQEIQAQASNNAVQAANARLEAAGYKPQVYSRPLNLFFLTDGGKRERLEYDAAQDCVQITVRNTGHCHTQAELLELARQHPEQFSPNVVLRPLYQELLLPNLCYIGGGAEVAYWFQLKGVFDQNQVPFPVLLPRNSAQFISKANAGKLRKLGLTSLDIFRALPELKKQVGATLGQEEVSLQEQQQQLAAAFQQMSELAQRLDPTLVKTVAAEQQKVSGIVQGLEKRLSKAAEAKHETAYTQLTALKDKLMPNGHLQEREDNVLSILINNPGFINQLLAAFDPLALEFTVLEEE, encoded by the coding sequence ATGTCCGTCACGACTCTTTCGTACGCCGAAACCGGCGCGTTTTCTTCTTTGCTCACCGATTATCTGGCCCGGGCGGAAGCGTTGCAGCCGTTTTATCACCGCTTCCCTACTCTGGCTGCCTTCGAGGAGCAGATCCGCGAAAAGCAGGCCCAGTACACCCCCGAGGCCCGGCAGCGGCTGACCGCGGAGCTACAGCGGCAGTACGCCGCGCTGCCCGTGGTGCACCCGTCGGTGCAGGCTAATCTGGAGCTGCTGGCGAAGGACACGACGTTCACCATCACCACCGGCCACCAGCTCAACCTGCTCACCGGGCCGCTGTACTTCATCTACAAGATTGTGACGGCCGTGAAGCTGGCCCGCCAGTTGAAAGCCCAGTACCCGCAGTACGATTTCGTGCCGGTGTACTGGATGGCCACCGAGGACCACGATTTCGCCGAAATCAACCACCTCAACCTGTTCGGCAAAAAGTACGAGTGGAACGCTGCCGACCTGGGCGGGCCCGTGGGCCGGCTGCCGCTGGGCGGCCTGAAGGAAGAGCTGCTCGACCAGCTGCCCGCCGATGTGCCGGCTTTGTTCCGCGAAGCGTATGAGCAGTCGGGCACCCTGGCCGAAGCCACCCGCCGCCTTACGCACGACCTGTTCGGGGAGTATGGATTGGTGAGTCTGGATGCCGACGCGCCGGCGCTGAAGCAGGCGCTGGTACCGGTGCTGGAGCAGGAAATCCAGGCCCAGGCCTCTAACAACGCCGTGCAGGCCGCCAACGCCCGCCTCGAAGCCGCCGGCTACAAGCCCCAGGTATACTCACGTCCGCTCAACCTGTTCTTCCTCACCGACGGCGGCAAGCGCGAGCGGCTGGAGTATGACGCGGCCCAGGACTGCGTGCAGATTACGGTGCGCAACACCGGCCACTGCCACACCCAGGCCGAGCTGTTGGAGCTGGCCCGCCAGCACCCCGAGCAGTTCAGCCCCAACGTGGTGCTGCGGCCGCTGTACCAGGAGCTGCTGCTGCCCAACCTCTGCTACATAGGGGGCGGGGCCGAGGTGGCCTACTGGTTCCAGCTGAAAGGCGTGTTCGACCAGAATCAGGTGCCGTTTCCGGTGCTGCTGCCCCGCAACTCGGCGCAGTTCATCAGCAAAGCCAACGCCGGCAAACTGCGCAAGCTCGGCCTCACGTCGCTGGATATTTTCCGGGCGCTGCCGGAGCTGAAAAAGCAGGTGGGCGCCACGCTGGGGCAGGAGGAAGTGAGCCTCCAAGAGCAGCAGCAGCAGCTGGCTGCCGCCTTTCAGCAAATGTCCGAGCTGGCCCAGCGCCTCGACCCCACGCTGGTGAAAACCGTGGCGGCCGAGCAGCAGAAAGTATCCGGCATTGTGCAGGGCCTGGAAAAACGCCTGAGCAAGGCCGCCGAAGCCAAGCACGAAACAGCCTACACTCAGCTTACGGCCCTCAAGGACAAGCTGATGCCCAACGGCCACCTGCAGGAGCGGGAGGATAACGTGCTCAGCATCCTTATCAACAACCCCGGCTTTATCAATCAGCTGCTGGCCGCCTTCGACCCGCTGGCCCTGGAGTTTACGGTGCTGGAAGAGGAGTAG
- the rimO gene encoding 30S ribosomal protein S12 methylthiotransferase RimO, translating to MKVRSQQANKVNVITLGCSKNIVDSEVLMGQLRANQFEVTHEAEKSDANIVIINTCGFIDNAKQESIDTILRYADEKEAGRLDKLYVTGCLSQRYKDDLEVEIPQVDAFFGTLELPQLMKTLEADYMHELVGERLLTTPKHYAYFKIAEGCNRPCSFCAIPLMRGKHMDRPIEDLVKEANRLASMGTKELILIAQDLTYYGLQHYGERKLADLLRNLSDVNGIDWIRLQYAYPSQFPMDALDVMAERDNICKYLDMPLQHISDNMLKTMRRGISKRRTVELVDTIRQRVPGIALRTTLIAGHPGETQQDFEDLYNFVEETRFDRLGIFTYSHEDNTHSYTLEDDVPAEVKQDRADQIMELQQGISMELNEERVGQTHKVLFDRKESGYFVGRTQYDSPEVDNEVLVPATKDTYVRLGDFAQVEITEASDFDLYGKLV from the coding sequence ATGAAAGTAAGAAGCCAGCAGGCCAATAAAGTCAACGTCATCACCCTCGGCTGCTCCAAGAACATCGTGGACTCGGAGGTGCTCATGGGCCAGCTTCGCGCCAACCAGTTTGAGGTGACGCACGAAGCCGAAAAGAGCGACGCCAACATCGTCATCATCAACACCTGCGGCTTTATTGATAATGCCAAGCAGGAAAGCATCGACACCATCCTGCGCTACGCCGACGAGAAGGAAGCCGGCCGCCTGGACAAACTCTACGTGACGGGCTGCCTCTCGCAGCGCTACAAGGATGACCTGGAAGTGGAAATCCCGCAGGTAGACGCCTTCTTCGGCACCCTGGAGCTGCCGCAGCTGATGAAAACGCTGGAGGCCGACTACATGCACGAGCTGGTGGGCGAGCGGCTGCTGACCACGCCCAAGCACTACGCCTACTTCAAGATTGCCGAGGGCTGCAACCGCCCCTGCTCGTTCTGCGCCATCCCGCTCATGCGCGGCAAGCACATGGACCGCCCCATCGAGGACTTGGTGAAGGAGGCCAACCGCCTCGCCTCCATGGGCACCAAGGAGCTGATTCTGATTGCCCAGGATCTGACCTACTACGGCCTGCAGCACTACGGCGAGCGGAAGCTGGCCGACCTGCTCCGCAACCTGTCCGACGTGAACGGCATCGACTGGATTCGGCTGCAGTACGCCTACCCCTCGCAGTTTCCGATGGATGCGCTGGACGTAATGGCCGAGCGGGACAATATCTGCAAGTACCTGGATATGCCGTTGCAGCATATTTCGGATAACATGCTGAAAACCATGCGTCGCGGCATCAGCAAGCGCCGCACCGTGGAGTTGGTGGACACCATCCGGCAGCGCGTACCCGGCATTGCGCTGCGCACCACGCTCATTGCCGGCCACCCCGGCGAAACCCAGCAGGATTTTGAGGACCTCTACAACTTCGTGGAGGAAACCCGCTTCGACCGGCTGGGCATCTTCACCTACTCGCACGAGGACAACACGCATTCCTATACCTTGGAAGACGACGTGCCGGCCGAAGTAAAGCAGGACCGCGCCGACCAGATTATGGAGCTGCAGCAGGGCATTTCGATGGAGCTGAACGAGGAGCGCGTGGGCCAGACCCACAAGGTGCTCTTCGACCGCAAGGAAAGCGGCTACTTCGTGGGCCGCACCCAGTACGACTCGCCCGAAGTGGACAACGAAGTGCTGGTGCCCGCCACCAAAGACACCTACGTGCGCCTCGGCGACTTCGCCCAGGTGGAAATCACGGAAGCCTCCGACTTCGATTTGTACGGCAAGCTGGTGTAG
- the ftsY gene encoding signal recognition particle-docking protein FtsY — translation MGLFDFFKKDKESKEQQESLDKGLEKTKTSFFDQLSKAVAGRNTVDEAVLDDLETLLVHADVGIDTTVKVIDRIEKRVARDKYVSTSELDRILREEIVELLDANSGATGSRAILDRPDSPGSPFVIMVVGVNGVGKTTTIGKLAHRFHSAGKKVVLGAADTFRAAAVDQLIIWGQRVGVPVISHGMNTDPASVAYDAVQKGVEMGADVVIIDTAGRLHNKVNLMNELSKIKRVMQKVIPDAPHEVLLVLDGSTGQNAFLQAKEFTKATEVSALAITKLDGTAKGGVVIGISDQLQVPVRYIGVGEKMTDLQLFDRTTFVNSLFKK, via the coding sequence ATGGGTCTCTTCGATTTTTTCAAGAAGGATAAGGAAAGCAAAGAGCAGCAGGAGTCGCTGGACAAAGGGTTGGAGAAAACCAAAACCAGCTTCTTCGATCAGCTCAGCAAAGCCGTAGCCGGCCGCAACACCGTGGACGAGGCGGTGCTCGACGACCTGGAAACCCTGCTCGTGCACGCCGACGTGGGCATCGACACGACGGTGAAGGTCATTGACCGCATCGAGAAGCGCGTGGCCCGTGACAAGTACGTGAGCACCTCGGAGCTGGACCGCATCCTGCGCGAGGAAATCGTGGAGCTGCTTGACGCCAACAGCGGCGCCACCGGCTCCCGCGCCATCCTCGACCGGCCCGACAGCCCCGGCTCGCCCTTCGTGATTATGGTGGTGGGCGTGAATGGGGTGGGCAAAACCACGACCATCGGTAAGCTGGCGCATCGTTTCCATTCGGCTGGTAAGAAGGTGGTGCTCGGTGCCGCCGATACATTCCGCGCTGCGGCCGTCGATCAGCTCATCATCTGGGGACAGCGGGTGGGCGTGCCCGTCATTTCGCACGGCATGAACACCGATCCGGCCTCCGTGGCCTACGATGCGGTGCAGAAAGGCGTGGAAATGGGCGCCGACGTGGTGATTATCGACACGGCCGGCCGCCTGCACAACAAGGTGAACCTGATGAACGAGCTGAGCAAAATCAAGCGCGTGATGCAGAAGGTGATTCCCGACGCGCCCCACGAGGTGCTGCTGGTGCTCGATGGCAGCACCGGCCAGAACGCCTTCCTGCAGGCCAAGGAATTCACCAAAGCCACCGAGGTATCGGCCCTGGCCATCACCAAGCTCGACGGCACGGCCAAGGGCGGCGTGGTCATCGGCATTTCGGATCAGCTCCAGGTGCCCGTGCGCTACATCGGCGTGGGAGAGAAGATGACCGACTTGCAGCTGTTCGACCGGACGACGTTCGTGAATTCGCTGTTTAAGAAGTAG